The Acinetobacter shaoyimingii DNA segment AGTTATGCAGGTGAAGTACAAGCCCGACAGCAAGCTACACTTGCTTTTCGCGTGACAGGACACATTACCAAACGTTATGTTGAGGTTGGAGATCGTGTTACAGAAGGACAACTATTGGCAGAACTGGATGTCAAAGATGCTCAGCTGCAACTCAATGTGTCAAAAGCGCAATTGGAAAATGCGCGTTCGGCCGCAAAAAATGCTGAACAAGAACTCAATCGTTATAAAGATTTATTGCCGATCAATGCCGTTAGCCGATCTCAATACGATGTGGTGGATAATCAATACAAAGCGGCAATTTCAGCACTCAAACAAGCTCAAGCCAACTATAACGTCAGTTTAAATCAAACACATTATAACCAGTTGCGTGCGACAAAAAATGGTGTGATTACCCAACGTGATATCGAAATTGGACAAGTGGTGGCTGCAGGGCAAGCAGCCTACCAATTGGCAATCGATGGTGATCGTGAAGTGGTGATTGGTGTACCTGAGCAAGCGGTTTCCAAGATGCAAGTAGGTCAAGCGGCATGGGTGACATTATGGTCAGCACCAGAACAACGTTTCGCAGCAACAGTACGAGAAATTTCACCTGCTACAGATCAGTCTCGTACTTTTCGTGTCAAAGTGGCTTTGAAAGAAGGGCAATCGCAAATTCAATTGGGGCAAAGTGCACGTGTCTATTTTTCAGAAAATCAAGACAATGTCATCAGCGTACCTTTAGCCAGTATTTCTGCAAAACAGAATCAGGCCTATGCATGGGTGGTTAAACCTGATCACACTTTACATAAAGTTGATGTAAAGCTCGGCGCATATGGGCGTGATTCGGTATCTGTCATCTCTGGATTAAATGCCTCGAATTGGGTCGTCGTGGGGGGCGTGCACTTACTTCGAGAAGGGCAGAAGATCAATCCTATTGATCGTGATAACCGTGCTGTGAATATTCAATCAGGAGCAAAATAATGGGCTCTAGAATGAATTTCAATTTGTCAGAATGGGCATTGAACAATAAAGGTCTAATCCTTTACTTCATGATTCTGATGGGCATCGTTGGGCTATATTCATACGCTAAACTTTCTCAAAGCGAAGACCCGCCATTTAGCTTTAAAGTGATGGTGGTACAAACCTACTGGCCGGGAGCAACGGCTGAAGAGGTCTCTCTACAAGTCACCGATCGCATCGAAAAAGAGCTCATGAGTACTGGCCTGTACGAGCGTGTAGTTGCTTATTCAAGACCTGGCGAATCGATGGTGACTTTTATTGCTAAAGATTCTTTAAAGTCGCATGACCTTCCCAATGTCTGGTATCAGGTTCGTAAAAAGGTCAATGATATCAAGCATAAATTACCCAGCGGTGTACAAGGTCCTTTTTTCAATGATGAGTTTGGCGACACCTTCGGTAATATTTATGTCCTCACGGGACAAGACTTTGACTATGGTATTTTAAAAGAATATGCAGATCGTTTGCAGTTACAACTGCAACGGGTCAAAGATGTCGGTAAGGTCGATTTAGTTGGACTGCAAGATCAAAAAATTTGGATTGAACTTTCAAATACCAAAGCTGCACAACTGGGTATTCCAATTTCATCTATACAAGACGCATTACACAAGCAAAATGCCATTGCCAGTGCGGGTTTTTTTGAAACACCGTCGGATCGAATTCAGATCCGTGTCAGTGGTGCGTTAAGCGATGTTGATGAACTAAAAAAAATGCCACTTTTGGTGGGCAATAAAACCATCCAATTGGGCGATGTGGCTGAAGTCTATCGTGGTTTTAGTGAACCTGCACAGCCGCGTATGCGCTTCATGGGTGAAAATGGCATTGGTATAGCAGTATCTATGCGTAAAGGCGGAGACATCATAGCTTTAGGGAAAAATCTAGAAACAGAATTTACACGGCTACAAAAAAGCTTGCCCGTTGGTATGTCGCTGAAAAAAGTATCTGATCAACCTGTTGCGGTACAACGCAGTATTCATGAGTTTATTAAAGTTTTAGCAGAAGCGGTCATTATTGTTCTATTGGTGAGTTTCTTCTCTTTAGGTTTTCGTACAGGACTCGTGGTTGCTTTCTCCATTCCTTTGGTTTTAGCCATGACTTTTGCTGGCATGAATTTATTTGACGTTGGCTTACATAAAATTTCTTTGGGTGCACTGATTTTAGCGCTCGGTCTGCTGGTCGATGATGCGATTATTGCCGTTGAAATGATGGCCATTAAGATGGAACAAGGCTATAGCAGATTAAAAGCAGCAGGCTATGCATGGACATCTACCGCTTTTCCCATGCTGACTGGTACCTTAATTACCGCAGCAGGGTTTTTACCGATTGCGACGGCTGCGTCAAGTACTGGAGAATATACCCGCTCGATTTTCCAAGTTGTGACTATTGCACTGGTGGTATCATGGTTTGCTGCTGTACTTTTTGTGCCTTATCTGGGCGATAAATTACTGCCAGATTTTAATCAAACCTTACAAAAAGCACCGTGGTATCAGCGTTTATGGGCAAGGTTAAGGAAGCAACCCGAACCAACACCTGTGCTACATCATCAAGACGGACATCATGATCCCTATCAAACCAAGACTTATCAAAAATTTAGATCGGTGGTGAATACCTGTTTGACTTATCGTAAAACGGTCATTGCTGCTACGGTAGGCATTTTTGTACTGTCGATTTTAATGTTTAAACTGGTTCCTCAGCAATTTTTCCCACCCTCAAACCGAGCCGAAATTCTGGTTGATTTAAAGTTAGAGGAAGGCGCGTCATTGACTGCTACGGAACAAGCCGTAAAACAAGTTGAGAAGTTTTTGTCGACGCAAAAAGGGATTGATAACTATGTGGTTTATGTGGGCACAGGTTCTCCACGATTTTATTTGCCACTGGATCAACAGCTTCCACAAGCAAGTTTTGCTCAGTTTGTGGTGCTGGCATCGTCATTGGATGATCGGGATCAAATTCGTAAAGAATTAGGTGAAAAAATTAAGCAGCTGTTGCCACATGTACGTACACGGGTGTCATTATTGGAAAATGGCCCACCAGTGGGATATCCAATTCAGTTCCGTGTTTCAGGTGAAGACTTACATACAGTACGTCAACGTGCAGAAGTGGTCGCTAAAGCGGTGAGTGAAAATCCAAATACCACCAATGTGCACTTAGATTGGGGTGAACCAAGTAAGATTATTTCCTTAGAGATTGATCAAGACCGTGCTCGCCAAATGGGTGTGACCAGTCAGGACTTAGCAAACTTCTTAGACAGTTCAGTCAGTGGTGCAGTGATTAATCAGTATCGTGAAAAACGAGAACTGATTGATATTCGTTTAAGAGGGAATCAGGCTGAACGCATAGATGTTGCTTCATTAGAAAGTTTAGCCGTGCCAACTGCAAAAGGGACGACGGTACCTTTGGCACAAATTGCTCAGATTCAATATCGTTTTGAAGATGGTTTGATTTGGCATCGTAACCGTTTACCGACGATTACCGTGCGTGCTGATATTCGTACGCAGTTACAACCTGCGACTGTGGTGGGAGAGTTATCTGAAAAAATCGAAAAAATTCGCGCTGAATTACCAAGTGGTTATTTGGTTGAAGTTGGTGGCACAGTAGAAGAATCTGCCCGAGGGCAAAAATCGGTGAATGCAGGTATGCCACTATTCTTGGCAGTGGTGTTTACTTTATTGATGATTCAACTCAAAAGTATTTCACGTTCTGTTATCGTTTTTCTAACAGCACCCTTAGGTTTAATTGGTGTGGTGTTATTTTTGTTGATATTCAATAAACCATTCGGCTTTGTGGCAATGTTAGGTACGATTGCATTATCTGGCATGATTATGCGTAATTCACTCATACTGATTGATCAGATTGAACAAGATATTCGTGCTGGACAGGCAACATGGGATGCAATTTTGGATGCAACGGTACGCCGTGCACGTCCAATTATCCTCACTGCAATGGCTGCTGTACTGGCAATGATTCCATTATCAAGGAGTATTTTCTTTGGACCAATGGCAGTTGCGATCATGGGTGGATTGATTATTGCCACGCTATTGACCCTATTTTTCTTACCAGCGCTCTATGCGGCATGGTTTAAGGTGCAAAAAGAAACAAAAAGGACCTAGATTTTGTGGATATTAGGTGCGAAAAATTGAAAAATTCAATATAGTAGTCCTAGTTTTTACACAAAATAACATGAGTGACGTATTGCATAAAAGAAGATGACCATGCAATACGTTGAGGTCGAAAGTATCCATGGGGAAAGATAATCTTTCTAGACAGCGACGTAATATTTCACTGTCCTATTTTTTCATGTTTTTGGGTTTGTTGACCATCGTGAGTGTGCTGATTTCTTATTGGTTAGCACGCAAAGTTGCGAAAATTGACAATTCTGAAGTATGGATTAAAACGCATAGTCTATGGATTATGCGTAATGTTGTTATTTTCCTAATTTTAGCTGTATTTGCTTCATTGTGGTTTATTCCAGCGCATTTTATATACTGGGATAGTGTGATTTGGGTAAAAAGCTGTACAGTCATTGGTGTATTTTTTAGTGGCATTGCATGGTTATATTTAATTAATCAGTGGTTGAAAGGCCTAATTAAATATATGCAAAAGAAAGCTGTTTTTTAACAGCAAAATTTGAGGAAAACGCAGCGCATTTAAAATAATTATGTACAGCGACTTGTAAAATTAAAATAATACCCCAACATACTTCGCAGTGAAGTAAAATCAAATTCTGTGGAGCATCGCCAGACATGGCTAAACGTGATTATTATGAGGTTTTAGGGGTATCTAAATCCGCTAGTGATGATGAAATTAAAAAAGCCTACCGTAAGTTGGCGATGAAATATCATCCAGATCGTAACCCTGACAACGCCGAAGCTGAAGAAAAATTCAAAGAGGCTTCTGAAGCTTATGAAGTACTTTCTGATGGCGAAAAACGCAGCATGTACGACCGTATGGGACATAGCGCTTTTGAAGGTGGTATGGGCGGTGGTGGTGGCTTCGGTGGTGGTTTTAGCGCAGAGGACATCTTTAGCCAGTTTGGTGATATTTTTGGTGGCGCATTTGGCGGTGGCGGTCGTAGCCAACAACGTCAAAGACGTGGCTCAGACTTACGCTATGTCATGGAATTGACCTTAGAAGAAGCAGTTAAAGGCGTTAAAAAAACCATTACCTTTACTGCACCAGCACCTTGCGAAACGTGTAATGGTAAAGGTTCTAAAAATCCAAATGATGTTGAAACCTGTAAAACCTGTCACGGTGCGGGTCAAGTCCGTATGCAACAAGGTTTCTTCTCAGTTCAACAAACCTGTAGCACTTGTCGTGGTCAAGGTAAAATCATTAAAAACCCTTGTAACACCTGTCATGGTACAGGTGTAAAAGATCGTCAACAAACGCTTGAAGTAACGATTCCTGCAGGTGTAGATAATGGCGATCGCGTGCGCTTAACAGGCAAAGGTGAAGCAATTCGTGATGGTCAATCTGGTGATTTATACGTTGAAGTGAATGTTCGCGAACATGAAATCTTCCAACGTGATGGTGCAGACTTGTATATGGATGTGCCAATCAGCATTGCTGATGCAGCTTTGGGTAAAGAGATTGAAATTCCAACACTGGATGGTCGTGTAAGCCTAAAAGTGCCAGAAGGTACTCAAACAGGCAAAATGTTCCGTTTACGTGGTAAGGGTGTAAAACCTGTACGTACCAGCATGCAAGGTGATTTACTTTGCCGTGTTGTTGTTGAAACACCAGTTCATTTAACTTCACGTCAGCGTGAGTTGTTGAAAGAATTACAAGACAGTCTTGATGGTGAAGACAGCAAATCTTCTCCAAAGAAAAAATCATTCTTTGATCGTTTATTTGACTGATTTTAAGACATTTGAAAAAGCCCGACCTTGAGTCGGGTTTTTTTATACTTAACTTTTATATTTCATTAAAAATCATAATCTCAACGATCAATATACAAATCCTGATCAATCTCTTTTAAGCCTTAACATGCTTTCAGCAAGATTTTTTTATCTCTGTTCTGCAGATTTTTGACGACAGAATCAAAATCTTTCTGCTCTCTATTTTGGCTTAGTTTTGACTGAGCTTGAATTTTGGAAATATTAATTTCGAAAACAATCAAGTGATTTAATTGCTCCATTAAATATTCTCTAGGGGCATCAGACATTTTCCATCCAGAATCGCCATTTACTTGTTGTTCACTTATTTTCGTTAACATGCCAATAGCGGCTAACTTACTTTTGGTATCTGTAAAATATGAAATATTTCCATATATGTGAACCACTTGATAATTCCAAGTAGGTACTTTTTTGTGATCCTCAAATTTACTTGGATAGTCATTTGCTGAAATATATGCATCTTCTCCTTTGAATATACAGAGAACTTCTTCAGCATCAGAAACAAGCGTTTTCATGTCATTAACCATTGCGATATGCCCGACTAGGACATGATTACTTTTCATTATTAAGGGCACATGTGTGGCGATAAGACCCTTTGCAGTATTTGCGACGATACAAGCTAAAGGGTAATTTTTAATTAGATTTGCTATTTCTTCTGTTCGTACTTCTTGGAAATCATGTGGAATATACATTTATGTTCAGGGCTCACCGTTTAATCAAAAGTAGAATTTTTGTGGGTTGGAATATCACTGGATTGTTTTGAATTTCATGCAATGAATATAATCAAAATTCTACGAAAAGTTCTATTTATTATAGATGGTGTTATAGATGAGGACTGCACAATAAAAAGGAGATCATTTCGATCTCCTTTTTGTATTAGGTTAAATGATTAACCTTGTGCATCAATGCTTTGACCATTCAGACCAATACTGTCTTCACCCATCAAATACAAATATGCAGGCATAATTTGTTCAGGAGTTGCCAAGGTTTTCGGATCTTCTTCAGGATAAGCCTTAGCACGCATGGCAGTACGGGTTGCACCAGGGTTAATACAGTTAAAGCGAATATTGGGATGTACATTTTCTTTGGCAAAAATCTGACTGACCGCTTCAATGGCAATTTTAGACACCGAATAAGCACCCCATTTCGCACGTGCTTCACGACCTACACCAGAGCTTGCAAATACCACCGAGGCATTATCAGATTTTTGCAATAACGGTAGAAGTTCTTGAGTTAAAACAAAGGGTGCACGAAGGTTGACTGCCATCACATCATCCCATTCTTCGATAGGATAGTGAGCAAGTTCAGTACGTTCACCTAAAATACCTGCATTATGCAAAATACCATCTAGACGACCAAATTGCTGTGCAAGGGTATCAAACAACAATTCATAGTCATGAGAAGTCGCTGTAGACAGTTGTAAGGGCAGGATAGCAGGTTGCGGTGCACCTAAACTTTCAATTTCATCATAAATGACTTCAAGTTTATTGATGGTGCGTCCATGAAGTACCACGGTTGCACCGTGTAAGGCATAGCTCATCGCTGCTGCACGACCAATACCATCACCAGCGCCTGTAATAAGAATGATCTTATCTTTCAGTAGGTCTGGGCGGGGTTGATATTCTGAATAATTCATGGCGCCTCCTATCATTATTTTTGAAAGTGAAAAATTTATTGTTTAAGTGATATTCACCAATTGCGAAACGACTTTATGTAATTCTTGTACAGTATTCACTATACAATCTGCATGCCAAGCTGTTAAGTCATCTTTGTGTTCTAATGGTAAATAACCATAGGCTGCAAGGATGGTATACATGTTGGCATTGCGTCCCGCATCGATATCACGTGGGTGATCACCCACATAAATACAGTCTTTCGCATTGACATGAATCTGTTGAGCGGCAAGGTACATTGGCTCAGGATCAGGTTTAGTTTTGCTGACATCTTCAGGGCAAACCAAAACAGCACAACGTTCTGTCAGATTCAATGCTTTAAGCAATGCTTCACTCAGCCAACGGGGTTTATTGGTAACAATTCCCCAAGGAATCTGATGAGACTCAAGCGCTTCAAGCAATGGATACATGCCGTCAAACAGATCTGTATCTACAGCAATATTTGCACCATAAATATCTAAAAAACGCTGACGATGAGCCAAAAACACAGGGTCATTGACATCCAATTCAGGATACACCAATTTGACCATTGCACGTGCGCCTTCAGACACTTGCGTGCGAATCAGAGCGGCATCGACCACGTCACGATTTTCTTCACGGCACATATTTTGAATGATGCGAATAAAATCTTGAGCGGTGTCGATTAAAGTGCCATCTAAGTCGAAGAGAACTGCTTTCATTCAGCAGTCTCTGGAGTTTCATTTTGAGTGTAAACCATATAGTTTACATCGACATTTGGCGCTAACCAGTAGTGTTTAGTCAGTGGGTTATAGTGTAGACCAGTCATGTCTTTGAGTTTTAAACCTGCACTGCGAATATCATGTGCCAATTCTGATGGCTTAATAAATTTGTGGTAATCGTGTGTGCCTTTTTTCAATAAACGAAGCACATATTCGGCACCAATAATCGCAAATAAATATGATTTTGGATTACGGTTAATGGTCGAGAAAAACACATGACCGTTCGGTTTAACCAATTTTTGGCAAGCTTGAATAATCGATGCAGGATCTGGCACGTGTTCAAGCATTTCCATACACGTCACGATGTCATACTGACCTGCTTGTTCTTCGGCAAGTTGTTCAACAGGAACTTGGCGATATTCAATATTGGTGACATTTTCTTGTTCTGCATGTAAACGTGCGACATTTAAAGGTGCTGCACCCATGTCAATGCCGAGTACTTCCGCGCCACGGCGTGCCATGCTTTCAGCTAAAATACCACCACCACAGCCCACATCTAGAATCTTTTTGCCTGTTAAGCCACCAGAATGCTCATCAATCCAGTTTAAACGTAAAGGATTGATTTGATGTAATGGTCGGAACTCAGAGTGCTGATCCCACCATATTGCAGCAAGCGCTTCAAATTTAGCAATTTCTTGTGGATCAACATTGAGTTGTGACATTAGAGTGACCTCAGAAAAATGTACGATGATGTACTGTGTTATAAATTAAAGATAAAGTATATCGCTCTTAGTGTAGCGTTTCTTCGAAAAAAAGCGATAAATCGTGTAAAAAAGTTCACAGAAGGAAAACGAATTTCTCATAATTGATTTATAGTGAACTCATAAGCTAAACAAAATGATTTAGAGGAAAAACAACTCAATGAAAAAATTGATATTAGGCAGTGTTGCCGCAGCGGTTATGGCATTTTCTGCAACGACAATGGCGGCAAATTTTACTGCAGGTAAAGACTATACAGTGGTGGAAAAACCAATCAAAGTGTCTAAACCAGGTAAAATTGAAGTCCGTGAGTTCTTCTGGTATGGCTGTCCGCACTGCTTTACATTAGAACCCCATATGCAGGCTTGGCTGAAGAAGATTCCGAAAGATGTGAATTTTCTTCGTACACCTGCTGCCATGAATCCTGTTTGGGAGCAGGGTGCTCGTGGTTATTATACCGCTGAAGCACTAGGAGTACGAGTCAAAACACATTTGCCATTATTCCATGCAATACATGATGGTAATCAGCAAATTTTTGACCAAAAATCTCAGGCAAAATTCTTTGCGAAGTATGGTATATCTGAAGCTAAGTTTAACACCACATTTAACTCTTTCCCGATTACTGCCAAAGTTGCCGAATCTAATAAACTTGCAGCACAGCTACAGTTAACGGGTGTGCCAGCAATTGTGGTCAATGGTAAATATATTGTTCAAGGTGAAGATGCTAAAGTGACGCAAGTGGTTGATTACTTAATTCAAAAAGAACGTAAAGCGAAATAAAAATATCTTGTAAAAAACCCGCTGATTTAGCGGGTTTTTTTATGTTTTAAATTTTAGTGTTGATCACAGCTTATGAGGCCTCATGTATAGAAGTTTTCCAATGCATAATGCCGCGAAGAATTAAATAAACTTGATTGACGGTTTGCTTTTTTAGCACCAGTTTTTGTAGCTCAAGTTCCATGCCTTCGTATTGGCGAGCCAAATTGATCCATGACATTGCCCAAGTAAAACACAAATTAATGATAATACTGGAGAGCATTTTTAAATCATTGTGTTCTTCAAAATTTTGCACGATTTCCAATTTTTTCAGTTCATCTGCAAAGTCGATATTTAGGCAATCAATTTCACGAGCAATGGAGCGTCTCACCATTTCTGATCCACCCCAACGTTCTGCAATCATAAACATCCATTGTTTTGGGTTTTGATCGATGGCATTGAAAAATGAATCAATACTATTTTCAGCTTTGATTTCAGGTTGAGCTAAACCTTGTGCCAATTGATGTAGGACTGCTTTTAAATAAAGTGCAACTTGGTCGACCAACTCTTTGCCTAATTCTTCCATGTCTTGGAAATGACGATAAAACGCCGTAGGGACTAATCCTACTTCTCTTGCAACTTCACGCAGGCTAATGCTACTGAAAGAACGGCCAGACGTGCTTAAATCGAGCGCAGCATCAAGTAAAGCCTGACGACTTTGTTGTTTACGTTCATCTCGAAGAGACATGGCGCTACCTATTTTTCATAATCTTAATGAGTCTATCAAAATTTTAAACATTAAACGACGAAAATCAGTGAACAGGTGTTGACTCAAATTGAAAATAGATATAGTGTACAACTGTTCACTATTAGAACATATGTTCACTCAAACAAAATGAAGCACAAAGAGGAACGATATGAGCAGTTATACAAGTTACAAACCTGAATGGATCAGAGAAGATTTTGTTGATTTTATTGCTGAAAAAATCAATCCGACTTGGGCATGGAAGAAAGTCAAAGCGTCTGTTGTTGAAGTAAAGGCATTGAGTGAAGATTTCTTTTACATTCGACTTAGACCAAATAGCAACTTTAAACATGATCAGCTTGAAGCAGGTCAGAATATTTTAGTGACCGTTTTGGTTGCAGGTGTGCATGAGCAAAGAGCCTATTCTATTTTAGAGTATTTGGAAAATGGTGATATCACCATTGCAGTGAAAGTGCAGGGTATTGTTTCAAAAGCATTATCTCAAATGCAAATGGGAGAAGTCCTAGAAATCTCTCAGCCGCAAGGAGACTTTACACTTGAGCCTGTAGATCAAGATCATCCATCCATTTTGTTGATTGCCTCTGGTAGTGGTATTACAGCTATTTATTCATTACTCAGGGCGGCTTTGCTCAAAGATTTTAAAAGTATTGATTTGATTTATTTTACCCGAGACGATGCGTTTCACGTGGAGCTTGAGCAGTTAGCACAGCAATATCCGCATTTAAACTACCATCATGTCAATACGGTTAAAACGCAACGACATTTTGATTTATCACTGCTGGAGCGATTTGTTCCAGAGTTTCAAAGCTACATGACTTATGCATGTGGTTCGGTCTCAATGATGAACAGCATTCAAGAGATTTACCAACAACGTGATTTATTGCCACGTTTGAAACAAGAATATTTTCAAATAATAGTGGATGAAAACTTAGCAAGCCAACCCGTCGAATTTGTACGGGCACAGCAATCCTTTCAAGCACATGGGAGCTTATTGGACAGTGCCGAACAAGCGGGTCTAAAACCTGCATCAGGTTGTCGTATGGGCGTATGTAATACCTGTACATGTACCAAAGTCAGTGGATCAACCAAAAACATGCTGACCGGTGAAATCAATCATGATGCCAATACTCAAATTAAGCTGTGTATTAGCCAAGCCATCAGTCCTGTCGTGATTAATTTATAAAACCGACACAGATCATTCGCAGCCAATACACATCGCTAAAATAGTCGAGAATAAAAAATGAACATGATCGTAAATTTTGCCAAAACCAGTAAGTCGAAAACATTAAGTCCTGAACAAATTGAAGCATTTGGTCGCCGTGTCGAAGAAATTCGCCGTGAAGTGATGGAAGATCTTGGTGAAAAGGATGCGAAATATATTTACAAGATTCGAAATTTTGTTCGCTATAGTGAAATTTCCTCACGAGCATTATTGATGTTTGGTGGTTGGTTGCCTCCTGTTTGGCTTGTAGGAACTGGCTTATTGGGGCTGTCTAAAATCGTCGAAAATATGGAACTTGGACACAATGTCATGCATGGTCAATTCGATTGGCTGAATGACCCAAGTTTAAATGGTGCAAACTACGATTGGGATACCATTTCAACGGGAGATGATTGGAAACATACCCATAATTATGTGCATCATACTTATACCAATATCGTCGGCAAAGACCATGATGTCGGTTATGGTTTGCTCCGTGTCAGTCCAGACCAAAAATGGGAACCACGGTTCTTGATGAATATCCCATTGGCGATTCAGTTGATGGTATTTTTTGAATGGTATGTGGGTGTACAAAATCTGCATTTGGAAGATGTGCTGGTGTATAAAACCAAAACTTGGAAACAAGTATGGAAAGATGCTGAGAAGTTTCGTAAAAAAGCCCGTCGTCAAGTGTTAAAGGACTATGTATTTTTTCCTTTAATTGCTGGTCCAAATGCTTTACCAGTATTTGCGGGTAATGTAGTGGCCAATATTATTCGTAATTTGTGGTCATCTGCAGTAATTTTTAATGGTCATTTCACAGAAGATGCAGAAACTTTTGAAGCGGACAATACGGAAAATGAAACGCGAGCTGAGTGGTATTTACGCCAAAT contains these protein-coding regions:
- a CDS encoding thiol:disulfide interchange protein DsbA/DsbL, with amino-acid sequence MKKLILGSVAAAVMAFSATTMAANFTAGKDYTVVEKPIKVSKPGKIEVREFFWYGCPHCFTLEPHMQAWLKKIPKDVNFLRTPAAMNPVWEQGARGYYTAEALGVRVKTHLPLFHAIHDGNQQIFDQKSQAKFFAKYGISEAKFNTTFNSFPITAKVAESNKLAAQLQLTGVPAIVVNGKYIVQGEDAKVTQVVDYLIQKERKAK
- a CDS encoding TetR family transcriptional regulator, with the translated sequence MSLRDERKQQSRQALLDAALDLSTSGRSFSSISLREVAREVGLVPTAFYRHFQDMEELGKELVDQVALYLKAVLHQLAQGLAQPEIKAENSIDSFFNAIDQNPKQWMFMIAERWGGSEMVRRSIAREIDCLNIDFADELKKLEIVQNFEEHNDLKMLSSIIINLCFTWAMSWINLARQYEGMELELQKLVLKKQTVNQVYLILRGIMHWKTSIHEAS
- a CDS encoding fatty acid desaturase family protein, translating into MNMIVNFAKTSKSKTLSPEQIEAFGRRVEEIRREVMEDLGEKDAKYIYKIRNFVRYSEISSRALLMFGGWLPPVWLVGTGLLGLSKIVENMELGHNVMHGQFDWLNDPSLNGANYDWDTISTGDDWKHTHNYVHHTYTNIVGKDHDVGYGLLRVSPDQKWEPRFLMNIPLAIQLMVFFEWYVGVQNLHLEDVLVYKTKTWKQVWKDAEKFRKKARRQVLKDYVFFPLIAGPNALPVFAGNVVANIIRNLWSSAVIFNGHFTEDAETFEADNTENETRAEWYLRQIRGSSNFTGTTGLHILSGNLSHQIEHHLFPDMPANRYAEVAPKIKALCEEYGIHYNEASFMKQFGTVWVRLAKCSLPNKWTARIEQSVQKVKGIFA
- a CDS encoding flavin reductase family protein — encoded protein: MSSYTSYKPEWIREDFVDFIAEKINPTWAWKKVKASVVEVKALSEDFFYIRLRPNSNFKHDQLEAGQNILVTVLVAGVHEQRAYSILEYLENGDITIAVKVQGIVSKALSQMQMGEVLEISQPQGDFTLEPVDQDHPSILLIASGSGITAIYSLLRAALLKDFKSIDLIYFTRDDAFHVELEQLAQQYPHLNYHHVNTVKTQRHFDLSLLERFVPEFQSYMTYACGSVSMMNSIQEIYQQRDLLPRLKQEYFQIIVDENLASQPVEFVRAQQSFQAHGSLLDSAEQAGLKPASGCRMGVCNTCTCTKVSGSTKNMLTGEINHDANTQIKLCISQAISPVVINL